From a single Lolium rigidum isolate FL_2022 chromosome 7, APGP_CSIRO_Lrig_0.1, whole genome shotgun sequence genomic region:
- the LOC124674219 gene encoding transport inhibitor response 1-like protein Os04g0395600: protein MTYFPEEVVEHIFSFLPAQRDRNAVSLVCKVWYEVERLSRRDVFVGNCYAVRPERVVLRFPNVRALSVKGKPHFADFNLVPPDWGGYAGPWIEAAARGCVGLEELRMKRMVVSDESLELLAKSFPRFRALILVSCEGFSTDGLAAIASHCKLLRELDLQENEVDDRGPRWLSCFPDSCTSLASLNFACIKGEVNAGALERLVARSPNLRSLRLNRSVSVDTLSKILMRTPNLEDLGTGNLTEDFQTESYQRLTVALEKCKMLKSLSGFWDASPLCVPCIYPVCAQLTGLNLSYAPTLESSDLTKMISHCVKLQRLWVLDCIADKGLQVVASTCKDLQELRVFPSEFYIAGYSPVTEEGLVAISVGCPKLSSLLYFCHQMTNAALITIAKNCPNFTRFRLCILEPGKPDAMTNQPLDEGFGAIVRECEGLRRLSISGLLTDKVFMHIGRHAKQLEMLSIAFAGDSDAGMMHVMEGCKNLRKLEIRDSPFGDAALLGNVAKYETMRSLWMSSCTVTEKGCQVLASKMPMLNVEVINEVDESSEMDESHGGLPKVHKLYVYRTIAGARDDAPDFVKIL from the exons ATGACCTACttcccggaggaggtggtggagcacATATTCAGCTTCCTGCCGGCGCAGCGCGACCGCAACGCCGTCTCGCTCGTCTGCAAGGTGTGGTACGAGGTCGAGCGGCTCAGCCGCCGCGACGTCTTCGTGGGCAACTGCTACGCCGTGCGCCCCGAGCGCGTCGTGCTGCGCTTCCCCAACGTGCGCGCGCTCTCGGTCAAGGGGAAGCCGCACTTTGCCGACTTCAACCTCGTGCCGCCGGACTGGGGCGGCTACGCGGGCCCGTGGATCGAGGCGGCCGCCAGGGGCTGCGTGGGCCTCGAGGAGCTGCGCATGAAGCGGATGGTGGTGTCCGACGAGAGCCTGGAGCTGCTTGCCAAGTCGTTCCCGAGGTTCAGGGCCCTCATCCTTGTCAGCTGCGAGGGGTTCAGCACCGATGGGCTAGCGGCTATTGCAAGCCACTGCAA GCTCCTGAGGGAGTTAGATTTGCAGGAAAATGAAGTGGACGATAGAGGGCCAAGGTGGCTCTCCTGCTTCCCTGATTCCTGCACATCCCTTGCCTCCCTGAATTTTGCCTGTATCAAAGGGGAGGTTAATGCTGGTGCATTGGAGCGACTTGTTGCTAGGTCCCCAAATCTTCGAAGTTTGAGGTTGAATCGATCTGTATCAGTAGATACACTCTCGAAGATATTAATGCGCACCCCTAATTTAGAGGACCTAGGAACTGGGAACTTGACAGAGGATTTCCAGACTGAATCCTATCAAAGGTTGACCGTTGCATTGGAGAAATGCAAAATGTTGAAGAGTTTGTCAGGCTTTTGGGATGCCTCCCCTTTGTGCGTTCCATGCATTTATCCTGTGTGCGCGCAACTAACAGGTTTAAACTTGAGCTATGCTCCTACTCTTGAATCTTCTGATCTCACCAAAATGATCAGTCACTGTGTGAAGCTCCAGCGTCTTTGG GTACTGGATTGCATTGCAGATAAGGGCTTGCAGGTGGTGGCCTCCACTTGCAAGGATCTTCAAGAACTTAGGGTATTCCCATCAGAGTTCTATATTGCTGGGTATTCCCCAGTGACAGAAGAGGGACTTGTTGCAATATCCGTGGGCTGTCCAAAATTGAGCTCATTGCTGTATTTCTGCCATCAGATGACCAATGCTGCACTAATTACGATAGCTAAGAACTGCCCAAATTTCACGCGGTTCAGACTCTGTATTCTTGAGCCCGGGAAGCCTGATGCCATGACAAATCAACCATTAGATGAAGGTTTTGGTGCTATTGTTCGTGAATGTGAAGGGCTGAGGCGGCTATCGATATCGGGTCTTCTCACTGACAAGGTTTTCATGCATATTGGAAGACATGCAAAACAGCTTGAGATGCTTTCAATAGCATTTGCCGGAGATAGTGATGCGGGAATGATGCATGTTATGGAAGGATGCAAGAATCTGAGGAAGCTGGAGATTAGAGATAGCCCGTTTGGTGACGCTGCACTCTTGGGGAATGTTGCCAAGTATGAGACAATGCGATCCCTTTGGATGTCATCGTGCACTGTCACAGAGAAGGGGTGCCAAGTCCTTGCGTCAAAGATGCCAATGCTCAATGTGGAGGTCATAAATGAGGTCGATGAAAGCAGTGAAATGGATGAGAGCCATGGAGGACTCCCCAAAGTGCACAAACTATATGTGTACCGCACAATTGCTGGGGCAAGGGATGATGCACCAGATTTTGTTAAAATCCTATAG